TAGTGTCCCaattggcatcctattccctttatagtgcactacttttgaccagagccctatgacccctggtcaaaagtagtgcactacatagtgactAGGGGGCCATTTTGGTAGCGTCACACAGAGTGGGACTGCAGGGTAGTTTAACGAGCCCACCTCAATCTCTGTGTTGTAATTAAGGTTATGCTGCATTTCTTTTAGGAGTCAGAAACGCTGCTGGCTACATGTTGATGAAGGATGCTGATTAATATAGCACAGAGGGGTGTCTGGAACACCAGGCGGAAACAGCCCTTTTAATGATTCCTTTTGTATACCAACCCCCTACATTGTCCGTCTTTCTGGGACCATTTGAAATGCTTGGATCCTTTCTGATTGTAATGTGATTTGttattttaaaatatttgtttGCGGTTCTAGATCCACCTGAAGAAGCGTGAGCTGGAGAACACTAAGCTGAGTGCAGAGCTGCAGATGCTGAAGGCTGTGGATGTAAACAAGGAGAACACCATCGCTCAGTTCAAAGAGGAGGTGGGACGCCTCCGCTCCTTCCTCACTGAGAAGGAGAAACAACACCAGGAGGTCCTGGCCCAGGCCTCCCCCTTGGTAAGAATCATGATCTTATCATGGCAGCCTCCCAGATCCCTACTTTGGACCATTGCACTATATAGGTGGTAGGGAATATGGACCGCACACATACAAGAGACTAGAGGCAACACCGTCAAAGCCGCAGAGCAGCGCCCATGGAGCCgtccttgctcaaaggcacaacGGCAGAGGGTAGACTTGGGATTCGAACTCACAACAAATGTTAATTCCGAGTGTATGATTTGTTCATCCATACCTGTGTATATGTGAGCGAGAGATGTGTATGTACTGACCTTTCTCCCTGGTGTCCATGTGCATGTATTGACCTCTCTCCCTGGTGTCCCTGtgtatgtattgacctctctccCTGGTGTCCCTGTGCATGTATTGACCTCTCTCCCCTGGTGTCCCTGTGCATGTATTGACCTGTGCATGTATTCTCTCCCTGGTGTCCCTGTGCATGTATTGACCTCTCCCCTGGTGTCCCTGTGCATGTATTGACCTCTCTCCCCTGGTGTCCCTGTGCATGTATTGACCTTTCTCCCCTGGTGTCCCTGTGCATGTATTGACCTCTCTCCCCTGGTGTCCCTGTGCATGTATTGACCTCTCTCCCTGGTGTCCCTGTGCATGTATTGACCTCTCTCCCTGGTGTCCCTGTGCATGTATTGACCTCTCTCCCCTGGTGTCCCTGTGCATGTATTGACCTCTCTCCCTGGTGTCCCTGTGCATGTATTGACCTCTCTCTGgtgtccctgtgtccctgtgcATGTATTGACCTCTCTTGACCTTTCCCCTGGTGTCCCTGTGCATGTATTGACCTTTCTCCCCTGGTGTCCCTGTGCATGTATTGACCTCTCTCCCTGGTGTCCCTGTGCATGTATTGACCTCTCTCCCTGGTGTCCCTGTGCATGTATTGACCTCTCTCCCTGGTGTCCCTGTGCATGTATTGACCTTTCTCCCCTGGTGTCCCTGTGCATGTATTGACCTCTCTCCCTGGTGTCCCTGTGCATGTATTGACCTCTCTCCCTGGTGTCCCTGTGCATGTATTGACCTCTCCCCTGGTGTCCCTGTGCATGTATTGACCTCTCTCCCCTGGTGTCCCTGTGCATGTATTGacctctctcccctggtctccctggtGTCCCTGTGCATGTGCATTGACCTTTCTCCCTGGTGTCCCTGTGCATGTATTGACCTCTCTCCCCTGGTGTCCCTGTGCATGTATTGACCTCTCTCCCTGGTGTCCCTGGTGTCCCTGTGCATGTATTGACCTCTCTCCCTGGTGTCCCTGTGCATGTATTGACCTTTCTCCCCTGGTGTCCCTGTGCATGTATTGACCTTTCTCCCCTGGTGTCCCTGTGCATGTATTGACCTCTCTCCCTGGTGTCCCTGTGCATGTATTGACCTTTCTCCCCTGGTGTCCCTGTGCATGTATTGACCTCTCTCCCTGGTGTCCCTGTGCATGTATTGACCTCTCTCCCCTGGTGTCCCTGTGCATGTATTGACCTCTCTCCCTGGTGTCCCTGTGCATGTATTGACCTCTCTCCCTGGTGTCCCTGTGCATGTATTGACCTGACCTCTCTCCCTGGTGTCCCTGTGCATGTATTGACCTTTCTCCCCTGGTGTCCCTGTGCATGTATTGACCTCTCTCCCCTGGTGTCCCTGTGCATGTATTGACCTCTCTCCCTGGTGTCCCTGtgtatgtattgacctctctccCTGGTGTCCCTGTGCATGTATTGACCTCTCTCCCCTGGTGTCCCTGTGCATGTATTGACCTTTCTCCCCCTGGTGTCCCTGTGCATGTATTGACCTCTCTCCCCTGGTGTCCCTGTGCATGTATTGACCTCTCTCCCTGGTGTCCCTGTGCATGTATTGACCTCTCTCCCTGGTGTCCCTGTGCATGTATTGACCTCTCTCCCCTGGTGTCCCTGTGCATGTATTGACCTCTCTCCCTGGTGTCCCTGTGCATGTATTGACCTTTCTCCCTGGTGTCCCTGTGCATGTATTGACCTCTCTCCCTGGTGTCCCTGTGCATGTATTGACCTCTCTCCCTGGTGTCCCTGTGCATGTAttgaccctctctccctggtgtccctgtgcatgtattgacctctctccctggtgtccctgtgcatgtattgactctctctccctggtgtCCCTGTGCATGTATTGACCTCTCTCCCCTGGTGTCCCTGTGCATGTATTGACCTCTCTCCCCTGGTGTCCCTGTGCATGTATTGACCTCTCTCCCTGGTGTCCCTGTGCAGAGTGAGCTGAAGGCCATGAAGGAACAGCTTCGTCAGAAGGAAGAGCAGCTTCAGGCCAAACAGCAGCAGGCCTCCATGTTGTCTGCTGAGCTGAGGGACGCGTCCAGCGCCCGCGACCGCACCATGGCTGACCTGTACCGCATGAGGCTGGAGACAGACGCCCTGCAGCAGGGGAAGCAGGAGGCCCTGGCCCAGTGTAGCCGTCTGGAGGGCCTGGTGAAACAGATGAAGGATGACGCCCAGCAGGAGGCGGTAAGGAGGATGCTTGATTTCAATGCATTTGGCTGCATTGACCAGGAGCCATAGGGCTGTTTGAATTTGGGATGTATACTTAGTTTGCACTCGATTTAGCTTGGAGATTGAACTTGAACCCGTTATACTGGACAAACTAAATCAAGTGCAGCTGATATATttgacagactagtgtcctgtccaggaggtgtcctggtacatcaagctgcctcactacagaaacaggagatagactagtgtcctgtccaggaggtgtcctggtacatcaagctgcctcactacagaaacaggagatagactagtgtcctgtccagggggtgtactggtacatcaagctgcctcactacagaaacaggagatagattagtgtcctgtccaggggtgtactggtacatcaagctgcctcactacagaaacaggagatagattagtgtcctgtccagggggtgtcctggtacatcaagctgcctcactacagaaacaggagatagattagtgtcctgtccagggggtgtactggtacatcaagctgcctcactacagaaacaggagatagattagtgtcctgtccagggggtgtcctggtacatcaagctgcctcactacagaaacaggagatagactagtgtcctgtccaggaagTGTAcaggtacatcaagctgcctcactacagaaacaggagatagactagtgtcctgtccagggggtgtactggtacatcaagctgcctcactacagaaacaggagatagactagtgtcctgtccagggggtgtactggtacatcaagctgcctcactacagaaacaggagatagactagtgtcctgtccaggaagTGTACAGGTACATCAAGTAACCTCACTCTAAAAATAACTGGTAACTAAGCTCCTGTTCTGGATCGGACAAGGTTTACTTGCTCCAGGTCTGATGTTAACATGAAGTGTCCATCTCTGTTCTCACTGTcccctgtgtgttgtgttgtgggagCAGCAGGCTAAGTCTGAGGTGTGCAGGGTGGAGGATGAGGCAGGGGCTGACCCAGCCACCGTGGCTGAGctgcagagagaggtggatgagGCAGAGGCTGACCCAGCCACCGTGGCTGAgctgcagagagaggtggaggacctGAAGCTCCGGCTGCATATGGCTGCAGAACACTACAAAGAGAAGTACAAGGAGTGTCAGAGGCTGCAGAGACAGGTGGTCAAGCTCTCTGAACAACCTGGGGTGAGtgacacacacaggcatggatacacacacacacacacacacacacacacacacacacacacacacacacacacacacacacacacacacaggcatggatgcacagacacacacaggcatggatgcacagacacacacaggcatggatacacacacacacaggcatggatgcacagacacacacaggcatggatacacacacacacaggcatggatgcacagacacacacacaggcatggatgcacacacacacacacacacacacacacatcaacatgtGTCTTCATATTGTTTGTGTCTAGGAACTGAGGAAGAACCCAGCAGCTGAGACCATGgccgtccctctgtctgtcagtccagACATCTCTgttccaggtacacacacaatccCCTCACATATTACTACCAGTGACAAACCCTGAATTAAAACAT
This genomic stretch from Oncorhynchus tshawytscha isolate Ot180627B unplaced genomic scaffold, Otsh_v2.0 Un_contig_4572_pilon_pilon, whole genome shotgun sequence harbors:
- the LOC112238249 gene encoding protein argonaute-2-like — translated: MHRDTRGERSIHAQGHQGREVNTCTGTPGEKGQYMHRDTRGERSIHAQGHQGERSIHAQGHQGRKVNTCTGTPGREVNTCTGTPGEKGQYMHRDTRGERSIHAQGHQGREVNTCTGTPGERGQYMHRDTRGERSIHAQGHQGRGQYMHRDTRERGQYMHRDTRERGQYMHRDTRGERSIHAQGHQGERSIHAQGHQGERSIHAQGHQGREVNTCTGTPGEKGQYMHRDTRGERSIHAQGHQGRGQYMHRDTRGERSIHAQGHQGERSIHTQGHQGERSIHAHGHQGERSVHTHLSLTYTQVWMNKSYTRN